A single region of the Gopherus evgoodei ecotype Sinaloan lineage chromosome 3, rGopEvg1_v1.p, whole genome shotgun sequence genome encodes:
- the BIRC5 gene encoding baculoviral IAP repeat-containing protein 5 produces MKCPAAPAAAALLPAEWQLYLSETRLATYRSWPFTEGCACTPQRMAEAGFIHCPSENGPDVVQCFFCFKELEGWEPEDDPIDEHRKHSSGCAFLSLRKNPVDLTLQEFLKLDKERTRNMIKKQISQKVTEFKEESERARRDIEKLVS; encoded by the exons ATGAAGTGCCCCGCGGCCCCCGCCGCCGCCGCGCTGCTGCCCGCCGAGTGGCAGCTCTATCTGAGCGAGACCCGCCTGGCCACCTACCGCAGCTGGCCCTTCACCGAGGGCTGCGCCTGCACCCCGCAGCGG ATGGCAGAAGCCGGATTCATCCACTGCCCCAGTGAGAATGGGCCCGATGTGGTGCAGTGCTTCTTCTGCTTCAAGGAGCTGGAAGGCTGGGAGCCCGAGGATGACCCCAT AGATGAGCACAGGAAACACTCCTCTGGCTGCGCTTTTCTCTCCCTCCGTAAGAACCCTGTTGACCTGACACTGCAGGAATTCCTGAAACTGGACAAGGAACGAACGAGAAACATGATT AAAAAGCAAATCTCTCAGAAAGTGACGGAGTTTAAGGAAGAATCTGAGCGTGCACGTCGTGATATTGAGAAGCTGGTCTCCTAG